One part of the Herbiconiux aconitum genome encodes these proteins:
- a CDS encoding DeoR/GlpR family DNA-binding transcription regulator: protein MALKGTLDGETRRAALLDLTDERGRLQLAEAAELWNVHPMTIRRDFELLESLGRVRRVRGGIVPVQVDAFSTRQGRNPRAKERIAAKIVPLLPDGGAIGLDSSTTAFALADSLPPSSRFTMVTNGLSAFEALSRRPEVRGYLTGGEREEQNLSLVGALTLSAFSAFHFDCSIISALGLHGESGTSESTLAQAAVKDAMARASSSVVLAVDASKLQSRARVRALTLDRIDVLVTELDPGDARLDPYRSVVPRIL, encoded by the coding sequence ATGGCACTGAAGGGCACCCTCGACGGCGAGACCCGCCGCGCGGCTCTGCTCGACCTCACCGACGAGCGCGGCCGCCTTCAGCTGGCCGAGGCCGCCGAGCTCTGGAACGTGCATCCGATGACTATCCGCCGCGACTTCGAACTGCTCGAGAGCCTCGGCCGGGTGCGCCGGGTGCGCGGCGGCATCGTGCCCGTGCAGGTCGATGCGTTCAGCACGCGGCAGGGGCGCAACCCACGGGCCAAGGAGCGGATCGCGGCCAAGATCGTGCCGCTCCTGCCCGACGGCGGGGCGATCGGACTCGACTCCTCCACCACAGCCTTCGCCCTCGCCGATTCGCTGCCGCCGAGCAGCCGGTTCACGATGGTGACCAACGGTCTGAGCGCGTTCGAGGCGCTCTCCCGTCGACCGGAGGTGCGCGGCTACCTCACCGGCGGCGAGCGCGAGGAGCAGAACCTCAGCCTCGTCGGCGCCCTCACGCTCTCGGCGTTCTCGGCGTTCCACTTCGACTGCTCGATCATCTCCGCGCTCGGCCTGCACGGCGAGAGCGGCACGAGCGAGAGCACGCTGGCGCAGGCGGCGGTGAAGGATGCGATGGCTCGCGCATCCTCATCGGTAGTGCTCGCGGTCGACGCGTCGAAGCTGCAGTCACGGGCGCGCGTGCGCGCGCTGACGCTCGACCGCATCGACGTGCTGGTGACCGAACTCGACCCGGGCGACGCCCGACTCGACCCCTACCGCTCGGTGGTGCCGCGCATCCTGTGA
- a CDS encoding FGGY family carbohydrate kinase produces MTSTIVAGLDLGSTGVKILVADDAGAEVLIRQLPTPWRSGAGGTTTMHAADLLATVHALLALAAEGLADLRGPEARIDAIAVSGMGESGIVLGPDGAPISPAIAWFDPRGSEQVEALPASIRSSFAGRTGLPLGVQVSAIKLLHLRDNGLELCGAQWLNLPEFVVASLGGRAAAEYSLSSRTGLLDQDTGAPWPELMAHLGVTDDFLPPFVDAGTPLGEACAAGLPASVAGARLTVAGHDHLVSAVSTGEFADDRYHVSMGTAEVLLRVLDAPLPFDARDRLAEHFINCVRHVVPDRWVLVAGVKTGLLMRRTLHLVGVNDRAGRDALDAAVMEQPFEGTLQSGDVDVAGARNDDGVLRLSMHADGAGPADLFSAVLRHGNDEIAVLIDAMDREVPPATSALLTGGWAGMRSVRRAREQVLPNVRVSDRSQDTAYGAALFAGRLLTPILSHPLTKENLP; encoded by the coding sequence GTGACAAGCACGATCGTCGCCGGCCTCGACCTCGGCAGCACCGGCGTGAAGATCCTCGTCGCCGACGACGCGGGCGCCGAGGTGCTCATCCGTCAGCTCCCCACCCCGTGGCGATCCGGAGCGGGCGGCACCACCACCATGCACGCCGCCGACCTCCTCGCCACCGTGCACGCGCTGCTCGCCCTCGCCGCCGAGGGGCTCGCCGACCTCCGTGGCCCGGAAGCGCGCATCGACGCCATCGCCGTGTCGGGCATGGGGGAGTCGGGCATCGTGCTCGGCCCCGACGGCGCCCCGATCTCGCCGGCCATCGCGTGGTTCGACCCGCGCGGCTCCGAGCAGGTGGAGGCGCTGCCCGCGAGCATCCGCAGCTCCTTCGCCGGCCGCACCGGGCTGCCGCTCGGCGTGCAGGTCTCCGCGATCAAGCTGCTGCACCTGCGCGACAACGGTCTCGAGCTGTGCGGCGCCCAATGGCTGAACCTGCCCGAGTTCGTCGTGGCGAGTCTCGGAGGGCGGGCGGCCGCGGAGTACTCCCTGAGCTCTCGCACCGGCCTCCTCGACCAGGACACCGGCGCGCCCTGGCCCGAGCTGATGGCCCACCTCGGCGTGACCGACGACTTCCTGCCCCCTTTCGTCGACGCCGGCACACCCCTCGGCGAGGCCTGCGCCGCCGGTCTCCCGGCCTCCGTCGCCGGCGCCCGGCTGACGGTGGCCGGCCACGACCACCTCGTCTCCGCCGTGTCGACCGGGGAGTTCGCGGACGACCGCTACCACGTCTCCATGGGCACGGCCGAAGTTCTGCTGCGGGTGCTGGACGCACCGCTCCCGTTCGACGCCCGCGACCGCCTGGCCGAGCACTTCATCAACTGCGTGCGGCACGTCGTGCCCGACCGCTGGGTGCTCGTCGCGGGCGTGAAGACCGGGCTGCTCATGCGCCGCACCTTGCACCTCGTGGGTGTGAACGACCGCGCCGGACGCGACGCCCTCGACGCCGCCGTGATGGAGCAGCCCTTCGAGGGCACGCTGCAATCAGGCGACGTCGACGTGGCCGGCGCCCGCAACGACGACGGCGTGCTGCGCCTCTCCATGCACGCCGACGGTGCGGGCCCCGCCGACCTCTTCAGCGCGGTGCTCCGGCACGGCAACGACGAGATCGCCGTTCTCATCGACGCGATGGACCGCGAGGTGCCGCCCGCGACATCCGCTCTGCTCACCGGCGGCTGGGCGGGCATGCGCTCCGTTCGCCGAGCCCGCGAACAGGTGCTGCCGAACGTGCGCGTCTCCGACCGCTCGCAAGACACCGCCTACGGCGCCGCGCTCTTCGCCGGCCGCCTGCTCACCCCGATCCTGTCCCACCCCCTCACCAAGGAGAACCTCCCGTGA
- a CDS encoding SDR family oxidoreductase codes for MTATNAHDASAATATSAAPTDLPGRMRGRVALITGASSGIGRSYAHALSAEGAQLVLVGRSEERLRQVADALPSPARFVAGDVADFSVSEEAVRVALAEFCRLDDVLANAGLYTGGDFVDTDPATIEQLVSVNVFGAMATVRAAVPHLIAAGTGDVLVTSSVSGHQDIHWEPVYSATKHAMQSFVHTLRRQLVGTGVRAGAVAPGVVLNELWGFAEGADGVNQKVGDRTGIRSEDVADAVLYMLTRPRHVTIRDLVILPTDQEI; via the coding sequence ATGACCGCCACGAACGCGCACGACGCCTCCGCTGCTACCGCGACATCCGCCGCACCCACCGATCTGCCGGGGCGAATGCGCGGCCGGGTGGCCCTGATCACCGGGGCGAGTTCGGGCATCGGGCGCTCGTATGCCCACGCGCTGTCGGCCGAAGGGGCGCAGCTCGTGCTCGTGGGTCGCTCGGAGGAGCGGCTCCGGCAGGTGGCCGACGCCCTCCCGTCGCCGGCGCGGTTCGTCGCCGGTGATGTTGCCGATTTCTCCGTGTCGGAGGAGGCCGTTCGCGTGGCGCTCGCCGAGTTCTGCCGGCTCGACGATGTGCTCGCGAACGCGGGTCTCTACACCGGCGGCGACTTCGTCGACACCGATCCGGCCACCATCGAACAACTGGTGTCGGTGAACGTGTTCGGAGCCATGGCCACCGTGCGCGCCGCAGTGCCGCACCTCATCGCGGCGGGTACCGGTGACGTGCTGGTGACGAGCTCGGTCTCTGGCCACCAGGACATCCATTGGGAGCCCGTCTACTCCGCCACGAAACACGCGATGCAGTCGTTCGTGCACACGCTCCGGCGACAGCTCGTGGGCACCGGGGTGCGGGCTGGTGCCGTGGCGCCCGGCGTGGTGCTGAACGAGCTGTGGGGATTCGCGGAGGGTGCCGACGGCGTCAACCAGAAGGTCGGCGATCGCACGGGCATCCGGTCGGAGGATGTCGCCGACGCGGTGCTCTACATGCTCACCCGTCCGCGGCACGTCACCATTCGCGATCTCGTGATCTTGCCGACCGATCAGGAGATCTGA
- a CDS encoding SDR family oxidoreductase yields MFDDLTGRTAVVTGGARGLGYSLASALAGQGVNVALLDLLPIVEQSAERLAADSGVQTRGYVVDVTDAAAVDAAFARAEHELGTASLLVTAAGITIWGDSVDVPAETWRKVLSVNLDGTFFAAQSFGRRALAAGRPASAVFISSMSAFIVNQPQFQASYNASKAAVSHLASSLAVEWAPAGIRVNAIAPGYFLSDMTREFTEANPDLAAQWISTIPAGRMGEPEDLHGLALYLASDVSSYLTGQSIVIDGGYTAV; encoded by the coding sequence ATGTTCGACGACTTGACCGGCCGCACCGCGGTCGTCACCGGCGGAGCCCGCGGGCTCGGCTACTCGCTGGCGAGCGCGTTGGCGGGGCAGGGCGTGAACGTCGCCCTGCTCGACCTGCTGCCGATCGTCGAGCAGTCGGCTGAGCGACTCGCAGCGGATTCGGGGGTGCAGACCCGCGGCTACGTGGTCGACGTGACCGACGCTGCTGCCGTCGACGCCGCGTTCGCGAGGGCCGAGCACGAGCTCGGCACCGCGTCGCTCCTCGTGACCGCGGCGGGCATCACGATCTGGGGCGACAGCGTCGACGTGCCGGCCGAGACGTGGCGCAAGGTGCTCTCGGTGAACCTCGACGGCACCTTCTTCGCGGCTCAGTCGTTCGGCCGCCGGGCGCTGGCCGCGGGTCGGCCGGCCTCCGCGGTGTTCATCTCGTCGATGTCGGCGTTCATCGTGAACCAGCCGCAGTTCCAAGCCTCCTATAACGCGTCGAAGGCGGCCGTCAGCCACCTCGCGTCGTCGCTCGCCGTGGAGTGGGCGCCCGCGGGCATCCGGGTGAACGCGATCGCGCCGGGTTACTTCCTCTCCGACATGACGCGGGAGTTCACCGAAGCGAATCCCGACCTGGCGGCGCAGTGGATCAGCACGATCCCGGCGGGCCGGATGGGGGAGCCCGAAGACCTGCACGGGCTGGCGCTCTACCTCGCGTCGGATGTCTCGTCGTACCTCACCGGGCAGAGCATCGTGATCGACGGCGGCTACACGGCCGTCTGA
- a CDS encoding DeoR family transcriptional regulator gives MSVAATTTGSMQARRAGILTALAEAGRVDVGELARTLGVAEETVRRDLRSLESEGLLVRAHGGAIPAGAGVVAEAEGIRAVAAAVLELLPVASGVYLDGGPVSEALAALLPVGRRIRIVTASVPVALAAAALGDPPEIHFLGGVVGADGTATGHGPRELASALNLEVAVVEPTGIGAGGRLLAADPDRAAVTESAADAADTVLMVSGPRGLAGTGLAGSIPFSRVHRAVLDPAAGTPTIVRSLAEHGVDVRVLEGVGA, from the coding sequence ATGAGCGTCGCCGCGACCACGACGGGCTCCATGCAGGCGCGACGGGCCGGCATCCTCACCGCCCTCGCCGAAGCGGGCCGGGTCGACGTGGGCGAACTGGCACGCACGCTCGGCGTGGCCGAGGAGACAGTGCGCCGCGATCTCCGCTCGCTCGAGTCGGAGGGTCTGCTGGTGCGCGCGCACGGCGGGGCGATCCCGGCCGGTGCGGGCGTCGTTGCCGAAGCCGAGGGTATCCGCGCGGTCGCGGCAGCCGTTCTCGAACTGCTCCCCGTAGCCTCCGGCGTCTACCTCGACGGCGGACCGGTGAGCGAGGCGCTCGCGGCGCTCCTACCCGTCGGGCGGCGCATCCGCATCGTCACGGCCTCGGTGCCGGTCGCCCTGGCGGCGGCGGCGCTCGGAGACCCACCCGAGATCCACTTCCTCGGCGGCGTCGTGGGCGCCGACGGCACGGCGACCGGACACGGGCCGCGCGAACTCGCTTCGGCTCTCAACCTCGAGGTCGCTGTCGTCGAACCGACCGGCATCGGAGCGGGGGGCCGTCTGCTCGCGGCTGATCCGGATCGCGCGGCCGTCACCGAATCCGCGGCCGACGCGGCCGACACCGTGCTGATGGTCTCCGGACCCCGCGGGCTGGCCGGCACCGGTCTCGCCGGGTCGATCCCGTTCTCCCGGGTGCATCGCGCCGTGCTCGACCCCGCGGCGGGCACGCCGACCATCGTGCGCTCGCTCGCCGAACACGGCGTCGACGTGCGCGTTCTCGAAGGGGTCGGGGCATGA
- a CDS encoding DeoR/GlpR family DNA-binding transcription regulator: protein MYPAERHAAILAAAHAQAGDVGVQELSEALGVTPETVRRDLGTLERRGLVRRRHGGAVLVPRAPFEPTLEQRGLAEADERRSVADVVVAELPDEGVLLLDSGSMTLEIAAVLAAGRRSLVVVTNSLPVAALLAPHPTVTVLALPGSVRAVTDAVVGPWTERRLAELHADVAVLGANGVVAGEGAFTTLPDEAAVKQRMIAAASRRILAVTATKFGTRSLCRFAGLDRFDLVVTDARLDPATAEAVGADGPVVVRAPVLTHP from the coding sequence ATGTACCCCGCGGAACGGCACGCCGCCATCCTGGCCGCCGCGCACGCACAGGCCGGCGACGTGGGTGTGCAGGAACTCAGCGAGGCGCTCGGCGTCACCCCCGAGACGGTGCGGCGCGACCTCGGCACGCTCGAACGGCGCGGCCTCGTGCGCCGCCGCCACGGCGGCGCGGTGCTCGTGCCCCGCGCCCCGTTCGAACCCACCCTCGAGCAGCGCGGTCTCGCCGAGGCCGACGAACGCCGGTCGGTCGCCGACGTCGTCGTGGCCGAGCTCCCCGACGAGGGCGTGCTGCTGCTCGACTCAGGATCGATGACGCTCGAGATCGCCGCCGTGCTCGCGGCCGGCCGGCGGTCGCTCGTCGTGGTGACCAACAGCCTGCCGGTCGCCGCCCTGCTCGCACCCCACCCGACCGTCACCGTGCTGGCCCTCCCCGGCAGCGTCCGCGCCGTCACCGACGCCGTCGTCGGGCCGTGGACCGAACGCCGACTCGCCGAGCTGCACGCCGACGTCGCCGTGCTCGGAGCGAACGGCGTCGTCGCCGGCGAGGGCGCCTTCACGACGCTGCCCGACGAGGCGGCGGTGAAGCAGCGGATGATCGCGGCGGCTTCGCGGCGCATCCTCGCCGTCACCGCCACCAAGTTCGGCACGCGCTCGCTCTGCCGTTTCGCCGGCCTCGACCGTTTCGACCTGGTCGTCACCGACGCCCGCCTCGACCCCGCGACCGCCGAAGCCGTCGGTGCCGACGGACCCGTCGTGGTGCGCGCCCCCGTTCTGACCCACCCCTGA
- a CDS encoding FGGY-family carbohydrate kinase yields the protein MAADRTERYVLGVDAGQTAVKAVVHDERLRAVGIGRRSSPVDRTVPRHAERPQDALWGAAAEAIAEAVASSGVDPRQIVAVGITGHGDGLHLVDAAGAPVGPAITAMDSRAHAEAAELSADADRMRVVLERSGQEPTPGAAGNLLRWLLRHDPERVRAAEAMLFSKDVIRLRLAGGIATDYSDATASFLDTATASWSPEVLEAYGLPADLMRLLPALHSSGDIVGHVLPEAAALTGLAAGTPVIAGMHDVQAASIGMGALVPGRLALVAGSFSTNGVTTTRADVDPRWQSRLSIRPDLRIAMSTSATASPSLDWVLRLLGVHDDAARDRLFAEAAALDPEEQVPLVLPFLFDSPLGAASSAALAGVRGWHTPAHVLRGTLEGIVLMHVWHTRALAERFDWEEPVVLGGGIARAPLYVQLVANALRSPVTVVQNEEAGAFGAAAVAGTAVGLFESVEAAQELVERSAPVVPTEASAGYWAGVILSFDEATEALVPWWAARARAEAADAAGSADAAGPADAVGPADAAGPADTAGPAATGQADAAAPTARAAGA from the coding sequence ATGGCTGCAGATCGCACGGAACGGTACGTGCTCGGTGTCGACGCCGGTCAGACCGCCGTGAAGGCCGTGGTGCACGACGAGCGATTGCGTGCGGTCGGCATCGGTCGGCGCTCGAGCCCCGTGGATCGAACCGTACCTCGCCACGCCGAGCGACCCCAGGATGCGCTCTGGGGTGCGGCGGCCGAGGCCATAGCCGAAGCCGTGGCGTCGTCGGGCGTCGACCCGCGGCAGATCGTCGCGGTGGGCATCACCGGCCACGGCGACGGGCTGCATCTGGTCGACGCGGCCGGAGCGCCGGTCGGCCCCGCGATCACGGCGATGGATTCCCGCGCCCATGCCGAAGCGGCCGAGCTTTCCGCCGACGCCGACCGGATGCGCGTCGTGCTCGAGCGCTCCGGCCAGGAACCGACGCCGGGCGCCGCGGGAAACCTGCTGCGCTGGCTGTTGCGGCACGACCCGGAGCGGGTGCGGGCGGCGGAGGCGATGCTCTTCAGCAAAGACGTCATCCGGCTGCGGCTGGCCGGCGGAATCGCCACCGACTACTCCGACGCCACCGCCTCGTTCCTCGACACCGCGACCGCGAGCTGGAGCCCCGAGGTTCTCGAGGCCTACGGTCTGCCCGCCGACCTCATGCGCCTGCTGCCGGCTCTGCACTCGAGCGGCGACATCGTGGGGCACGTGCTGCCGGAGGCGGCGGCACTCACCGGGCTCGCGGCGGGAACCCCCGTCATCGCCGGCATGCATGACGTGCAGGCCGCATCGATCGGCATGGGTGCGCTCGTTCCGGGCCGACTCGCTCTCGTGGCCGGCTCGTTCAGCACCAATGGAGTCACCACCACGCGCGCCGACGTCGACCCGCGCTGGCAGTCGCGGCTGTCCATCCGGCCCGATCTGCGCATCGCCATGTCGACATCCGCCACCGCCTCGCCGTCGCTCGACTGGGTGCTGCGCCTGTTGGGGGTTCATGACGATGCGGCTCGCGACCGCCTTTTCGCCGAGGCTGCCGCGCTCGATCCGGAGGAGCAGGTTCCGCTCGTGCTGCCGTTCCTCTTCGACTCGCCGCTCGGCGCCGCGAGTTCGGCCGCCCTCGCCGGAGTGCGGGGTTGGCACACGCCCGCGCACGTGCTGCGCGGCACCCTCGAGGGCATCGTGCTGATGCACGTCTGGCACACCCGCGCCCTCGCCGAACGCTTCGACTGGGAGGAGCCCGTGGTGCTGGGCGGCGGGATCGCCCGGGCACCGCTCTACGTGCAGCTGGTGGCGAATGCGCTGCGCTCCCCGGTGACGGTCGTGCAGAACGAGGAGGCGGGAGCTTTCGGTGCGGCCGCAGTCGCCGGCACCGCGGTGGGCCTGTTCGAGTCGGTCGAGGCGGCGCAGGAGCTCGTGGAGCGCTCGGCGCCCGTCGTGCCGACCGAGGCGTCGGCGGGCTACTGGGCCGGGGTGATCCTGTCGTTCGACGAGGCGACGGAGGCGCTCGTGCCCTGGTGGGCGGCGCGCGCCCGGGCCGAGGCGGCGGACGCGGCCGGTTCGGCGGATGCGGCGGGGCCGGCGGATGCGGTAGGGCCGGCGGATGCTGCGGGGCCGGCGGACACTGCGGGGCCGGCAGCCACCGGCCAGGCGGATGCGGCGGCTCCGACGGCAAGGGCGGCCGGGGCATGA
- a CDS encoding 1-phosphofructokinase family hexose kinase yields MSGIVTLTPAPAIDLTYHLGRLQLGEVNRATAVHTELSGKGVNVARAIALSPVPVSAVLALGAQGAALAEEGGFADLVAGVPDEGRTRVNTTLLDASGVTTKVNEASVPVDSALWAALVDRTESELERLDAAWLVISGSIPPLAESGHPVPFLDLVRRASERGVRVAVDTAGAALSAVAADLRAVSLIKPNTHELAELTGSPLRTIGDVTDGARRLHEAGCEFVYVSMGADGALCVSAAGVQHAKAAATVVNTAGAGDASLAGFLVGSWRDDGTVDVPAGVQLAASWGALAVSQATTLLSSVAEAAPALLTFDPDPATPLTEPAT; encoded by the coding sequence ATGAGCGGCATCGTCACGCTCACGCCGGCGCCGGCGATCGATCTCACCTACCACCTCGGCCGGCTCCAGCTCGGCGAGGTCAATCGGGCCACGGCCGTGCACACCGAGTTGAGCGGTAAGGGTGTGAACGTGGCTCGGGCCATCGCTCTCTCGCCGGTTCCGGTTTCGGCCGTGCTCGCCCTGGGAGCGCAGGGAGCGGCGCTCGCCGAGGAAGGCGGCTTCGCCGATCTGGTCGCCGGTGTGCCCGACGAGGGCCGCACCCGCGTCAACACCACCCTGCTCGATGCGTCGGGGGTCACCACCAAGGTCAACGAGGCATCCGTGCCGGTCGACTCCGCCCTGTGGGCCGCACTGGTCGATCGCACCGAGTCAGAACTCGAACGCCTCGACGCCGCGTGGCTCGTGATCTCGGGCTCGATCCCGCCGCTCGCGGAGTCGGGGCATCCGGTGCCCTTCCTCGATCTGGTGCGGCGCGCGTCGGAGCGGGGCGTGCGCGTCGCTGTCGACACGGCCGGCGCGGCTTTGAGCGCGGTCGCGGCCGACCTCCGCGCGGTGTCGCTGATCAAACCCAACACCCACGAGCTCGCCGAGCTCACCGGATCACCGCTCCGCACCATCGGCGACGTGACGGATGGCGCCCGCCGGCTGCACGAGGCCGGGTGCGAGTTCGTCTACGTCAGCATGGGCGCCGACGGTGCGCTCTGCGTCTCAGCCGCCGGGGTGCAGCACGCGAAGGCGGCGGCGACCGTCGTCAACACGGCCGGGGCGGGCGACGCGTCGCTGGCCGGATTTCTGGTGGGATCGTGGCGCGACGACGGCACTGTCGACGTACCCGCGGGCGTGCAGCTCGCGGCATCCTGGGGCGCGCTCGCCGTGTCGCAGGCCACGACGCTGCTCTCTTCGGTCGCGGAGGCGGCCCCGGCGCTGCTCACCTTCGACCCCGACCCCGCGACGCCGCTCACCGAGCCCGCGACCTGA
- a CDS encoding FGGY-family carbohydrate kinase has product MPTAAPPPRAYAAVDLGATSGRVMLGTVDGGVVRMTEVHRFANGPRASSSPGASPSPGVPLGWDIERLFHETLVGLAAAVLAADTEGRVLAGIGVDSWGVDYTVLDRTVLENSGHDASVPFSGRVDHHRGADPTGPAEAETAVAAARAYAITGIPPHPINTSYRLRAERRAGASGGTVLLVPDLWVFLLTGVVGAERTIASTTQLLDARSGRWSPQLLDGWDLGAFDFPHPIAAGTVAGVTLPSITARIGADAAVPVFRVAEHDTASALAFAEPDAGQLLVSSGSWSLAGVSLASPVLGEEALQAGFTNEGGVGGTTLVLRNLAGMWLLEECARQWSRELGHPRDPIALVQEASTRDDLAAPVFDVGDERLLAPGDMPARIARLCAESGQTPPEGRLGTVRSIVESLAAAYADVALSVARLTGSPVRQVRIVGGGSRNELLCRRTAERTGLPVIAGPAEASAFGNLAVQLVAAGEFPTVAAVYAAGGSAGGGTLRYEPAAASRDAAGASSVGPASRTGLAPPTSDASHTSQAPHASQASQTPHPSPASQAPQAALASLVDLSRQLGRPDRRWAVLAEGNTSVALGDGRMLVKASGASMAIAEASDFVEMDGVEVLRLVDAPAGGASSSAAHDDDAVRALFAVAARGARRPSVEALLHAVCLDIPGVEAVGHTHPVSVNALLCSPRASLLVEGSLFPDQIVVLGTDPLLVPYVDPGLTLARVVRRTLHDRIAETGAAPKVLYLQNHGMFALGADTAEVLRITEMAVKVADVILGSLAAGGPTFLDAADVARIDTRPDELLRRAALRRAATPDLPDPPDPTLDGATPR; this is encoded by the coding sequence ATGCCCACCGCCGCACCCCCGCCCCGCGCCTACGCGGCAGTCGATCTGGGAGCGACGAGCGGTCGGGTGATGCTCGGCACGGTCGACGGCGGTGTCGTGCGGATGACAGAGGTGCACCGTTTCGCGAACGGCCCGCGCGCGTCGTCGAGCCCGGGCGCTTCGCCGAGCCCGGGCGTCCCGCTGGGCTGGGACATCGAGCGACTGTTCCACGAGACGCTCGTCGGCCTCGCGGCAGCGGTGCTAGCGGCCGACACGGAGGGCCGGGTGCTCGCGGGCATCGGTGTGGACAGCTGGGGCGTCGACTACACCGTGCTCGACCGCACGGTACTCGAGAACTCCGGGCACGACGCCTCGGTGCCGTTCTCCGGAAGGGTCGACCACCACCGCGGCGCCGACCCGACCGGCCCCGCCGAAGCTGAGACGGCGGTCGCCGCCGCTCGGGCGTATGCGATCACGGGCATCCCGCCGCATCCGATCAACACCTCCTACCGCTTGCGCGCCGAGCGGCGCGCGGGCGCATCCGGTGGCACCGTGTTGCTGGTGCCCGACCTCTGGGTGTTCCTCCTCACCGGTGTCGTCGGTGCCGAACGCACCATCGCGTCGACCACGCAGTTGCTCGACGCGCGCTCGGGTCGCTGGTCGCCGCAGCTTCTCGACGGTTGGGATCTCGGTGCGTTCGACTTCCCGCATCCGATCGCCGCCGGAACCGTCGCGGGCGTCACTCTGCCGTCGATCACCGCTCGGATCGGCGCCGACGCTGCCGTGCCGGTGTTCCGCGTCGCGGAGCATGACACCGCCTCGGCGCTGGCCTTCGCCGAACCGGATGCCGGGCAACTGCTGGTCTCGAGCGGCAGCTGGTCGCTCGCCGGGGTGAGTCTGGCGTCGCCCGTGCTCGGCGAGGAAGCTCTCCAGGCCGGTTTCACCAACGAGGGCGGCGTCGGCGGCACCACTCTCGTGCTGCGCAATCTGGCCGGGATGTGGCTGCTGGAGGAGTGCGCGCGGCAATGGTCGCGCGAGCTCGGGCATCCGCGCGATCCGATCGCGCTGGTTCAGGAGGCCTCGACGCGTGACGACCTCGCGGCGCCCGTCTTCGATGTCGGCGACGAGCGGCTGCTCGCCCCCGGCGACATGCCCGCCCGGATAGCGCGGCTCTGCGCGGAGTCGGGCCAGACACCGCCCGAGGGCAGGCTCGGAACGGTGCGGAGCATCGTCGAGAGCCTGGCCGCGGCCTACGCCGATGTGGCGCTGTCGGTCGCGCGATTGACCGGATCGCCGGTCCGTCAGGTGCGGATCGTCGGCGGCGGATCGCGCAACGAGCTGCTCTGCCGCCGCACCGCGGAGCGCACCGGACTGCCCGTGATCGCGGGACCTGCGGAGGCGTCGGCGTTCGGCAACCTCGCCGTGCAGCTCGTGGCGGCGGGGGAGTTCCCGACCGTCGCGGCGGTCTACGCGGCCGGCGGGTCGGCGGGCGGTGGGACGCTCCGCTACGAACCCGCCGCTGCTTCCCGCGACGCCGCTGGGGCCTCATCCGTCGGGCCCGCTTCGCGCACCGGGCTCGCCCCGCCCACGTCGGATGCCTCGCACACGTCGCAAGCCCCCCACGCGTCGCAGGCCTCGCAAACCCCGCACCCCTCTCCCGCGTCGCAAGCTCCGCAAGCCGCGCTCGCCTCCCTCGTCGACCTCTCCCGGCAGCTCGGCCGCCCCGACCGCCGCTGGGCCGTGCTCGCCGAGGGCAACACCTCGGTGGCGCTCGGCGACGGGCGGATGCTGGTGAAAGCATCCGGAGCATCGATGGCGATCGCCGAGGCGAGCGACTTCGTGGAGATGGACGGGGTCGAGGTGCTGCGACTGGTGGATGCGCCCGCCGGCGGCGCTTCGTCATCGGCAGCACACGACGACGACGCCGTGCGGGCGCTCTTCGCGGTGGCCGCACGCGGAGCGCGACGCCCCTCGGTGGAGGCACTGCTGCACGCCGTGTGCCTCGACATCCCGGGCGTCGAGGCGGTCGGGCACACGCATCCGGTGTCGGTGAACGCGCTGCTCTGTTCCCCGCGCGCGTCGCTGCTGGTGGAGGGGTCGCTGTTCCCCGACCAGATCGTGGTTCTCGGCACCGATCCGCTTCTGGTGCCGTACGTCGACCCGGGTCTCACACTCGCCCGGGTGGTGCGACGGACGCTCCACGACCGTATCGCCGAGACGGGCGCGGCCCCGAAGGTGCTGTACCTGCAGAACCACGGCATGTTCGCCCTCGGCGCGGACACCGCCGAAGTGCTGCGGATCACCGAGATGGCGGTGAAAGTGGCGGACGTCATCCTCGGGTCCCTCGCCGCTGGCGGCCCCACCTTCCTCGACGCCGCCGACGTGGCGCGCATCGACACCCGTCCCGACGAGCTCCTGCGTCGGGCGGCGCTGCGTCGAGCGGCGACCCCTGACCTGCCCGACCCGCCCGACCCCACCCTGGATGGAGCGACCCCCCGATGA